A genomic window from Flavobacterium hankyongi includes:
- a CDS encoding aspartyl protease family protein, which yields MTNKKKISIPFQVGNNLVIIPVELNGVKLNFLLDTGVESTILFSLEEADSISFNSLQKIKIKGLGTGKAIEALHSKGNDLRINGFVDNKHEVFIILDQEVNFSSQVGIPVHGIIGYNFFKDYFVEINYKAKRVVVYRNIDDYPKSRLKSFEEIPISLELEKPYIFADILLNEKNIKAKLLVDTGGSDAIWLFEDGEIIESPNDYFIDFLGKGFSGDIHGKRARIKKMNIGNKEINLPTISFPDKESLQNASFVKDRKGSIGSEILRRFTTIYDYKNGRMFFKKNNDFEDPFNYNMSGIEVQHSGLQWIKEEVQFKTNLLSTVKDEVSVYESGRQNNLKYQFALKPVYEITSVRKSSPADLAGIKKGDIIAVLNGKYAFKYKLQDIISLMQSEEGKWIKLEVERNGVIFKTKFQLKKIL from the coding sequence TTGACCAATAAAAAAAAGATTTCAATCCCTTTTCAAGTAGGAAATAATCTTGTAATTATTCCTGTAGAATTAAATGGAGTCAAGCTTAATTTTTTGCTTGATACAGGAGTAGAGAGTACCATTTTGTTTAGTTTAGAGGAAGCAGATTCGATATCTTTCAATAGTTTACAAAAGATTAAAATTAAAGGACTTGGTACTGGTAAAGCAATAGAAGCATTACACTCAAAGGGAAACGACTTAAGAATCAACGGTTTTGTAGATAATAAGCATGAAGTTTTTATTATACTAGATCAAGAAGTAAACTTTTCTTCCCAAGTTGGAATTCCAGTTCATGGTATTATTGGTTATAATTTTTTTAAAGATTATTTTGTTGAAATAAACTATAAAGCAAAAAGGGTAGTTGTTTACAGAAATATTGATGACTATCCTAAATCAAGACTTAAATCATTTGAAGAAATTCCTATTTCGTTAGAATTAGAAAAGCCATATATTTTTGCAGATATATTATTAAATGAAAAAAATATTAAAGCTAAACTTTTAGTCGATACTGGAGGTAGTGATGCTATTTGGTTGTTTGAAGATGGAGAGATTATTGAGTCTCCAAATGATTATTTTATTGATTTTTTAGGAAAGGGTTTTAGTGGTGATATACATGGTAAAAGAGCTAGAATTAAGAAGATGAATATTGGTAATAAAGAAATTAATTTACCTACTATATCTTTTCCAGATAAAGAGTCGTTACAGAACGCTAGTTTTGTTAAAGATAGAAAAGGATCTATTGGTTCAGAAATACTAAGAAGATTTACAACTATTTACGATTATAAAAACGGAAGAATGTTTTTTAAAAAAAATAATGACTTTGAGGATCCATTTAATTATAATATGAGTGGAATCGAAGTTCAACATAGTGGTTTGCAATGGATAAAAGAAGAAGTTCAGTTTAAAACAAATTTATTGAGTACTGTAAAGGACGAAGTTTCAGTTTATGAGTCTGGAAGACAAAATAACCTTAAGTATCAATTTGCTTTAAAACCAGTATATGAGATAACAAGCGTGAGAAAATCTTCTCCAGCAGATTTAGCAGGTATAAAAAAAGGAGATATAATAGCAGTATTAAATGGTAAGTATGCTTTTAAATACAAACTACAAGACATTATTTCGTTGATGCAATCTGAAGAAGGGAAATGGATTAAACTAGAAGTAGAAAGAAATGGTGTAATATTTAAAACTAAATTTCAACTCAAAAAAATATTGTAA
- a CDS encoding DUF1573 domain-containing protein — protein sequence MKKLMLIMAVLGFAFSASAQKGAKIEFKDQDNTIDYGTVTKESDNGVRVFEFTNTGDAPLIITNVQSTCGCTVPSKPKEPIMPGKTGQIEVKYNMNPGPIRKTITVESNAVNYEGGKIALKIKGTVVAASDVNVMEKKKTLPNN from the coding sequence ATGAAAAAACTAATGTTAATAATGGCTGTTTTAGGTTTTGCCTTTTCAGCTAGCGCACAAAAAGGTGCGAAAATTGAATTTAAAGACCAAGACAATACTATTGATTACGGTACAGTAACAAAAGAAAGTGACAATGGTGTTCGTGTTTTTGAATTTACTAATACTGGAGATGCTCCTTTGATTATTACAAATGTGCAATCTACTTGTGGTTGTACTGTTCCTAGTAAACCAAAAGAACCAATTATGCCAGGTAAAACTGGTCAAATTGAAGTGAAATACAATATGAATCCTGGACCAATTAGAAAAACAATTACAGTTGAATCTAATGCGGTAAATTATGAGGGAGGAAAGATAGCATTAAAAATTAAAGGTACAGTTGTAGCTGCTTCGGATGTAAATGTTATGGAGAAGAAAAAAACGTTACCAAATAACTAA